Proteins encoded together in one Megalops cyprinoides isolate fMegCyp1 chromosome 20, fMegCyp1.pri, whole genome shotgun sequence window:
- the loxl5b gene encoding lysyl oxidase-like 5b encodes MAKFEILVLYLLQGLVCFSTGQGQTRQRIGPWKHRIQWENNGRVYSLLSTGSQYHPPVPARRTSQVYLSTATENSSHRVPGTLDTGSRTNATTPETISEFSGNGIPRGGETATRDDSSVLVPIRSPPRTGWPTAGGIRQQIRPHNSASVAGGSRTEFSDNSDGNTRASVQQLNLRDTDRGPQLATPVRIQNNDNPTNNDNGNDIQSDPDVTRNPGNTTEEDPQNASNNQRNTVFYNIYPPNGRTRPHRPPSSGYGTRYFHNGLPDLVPDPYYIQASTYIQRVQMYALRCAAEENCLARSAYRPSTRDLDYRVLLRFPQRVKNQGTADFLPVKPRHLWEWHSCHQHYHSMDAFSNYDLLDFSTGQKVAEGHKASFCLEDTGCDPGVRRRYACTAHTQGLSPGCYDTYHANIDCQWIDITDVPPGNYILKVTVNPNFLVQETDFSNNVVRCDITYTGSHVQTRNCRITG; translated from the exons ATGGCAAAGTTTGAGATTTTAGTTCTGTACCTGCTGCAGGGTTTGGTTTGTTTCAGCACTGGGCAGGGACAGACGCGACAGCGCATCGGACCATGGAAGCACAGGATTCAATGGGAAAATAACGGCCGGGTGTACAGCTTACTGAGCACTGGCTCACAATATCACCCGCCAGTACCCGCAAGAAGGACTTCTCAGGTGTACCTGAGCACCGCAACCGAAAACAGCAGCCACCGTGTACCTGGAACACTAG ACACTGGCTCCAGAACAAATGCCACAACCCCAGAGACTATTTCAGAATTCTCGGGTAACGGGATACCGCGAGGTGGAGAGACGGCCACACGAGATGACAGCAGCGTGCTGGTTCCGATCAGGAGTCCTCCACGGACTGGTTGGCCCACAGCTGGTGGCATCCGGCAGCAGATTCGACCACACAACAGCGCGTCGGTTGCCGGGGGGTCTAGAACGGAATTCAGTGACAATTCAGATGGCAACACACGAGCAAGTGTGCAGCAGTTGAATCTGCGAGATACTGACAGAGGCCCCCAACTTGCCACTCCCGTTAGGatacaaaacaatgacaatccCACAAATAACGACAATGGGAATGATATACAGTCAGACCCTGACGTAACAAGAAACCCGGGAAATACGACTGAGGAAGATCCACAGAACGCCTCAAACAATCAGCGGAATACAGTTTTCTACAACATCTATCCGCCTAACGGGAGAACGAGACCGCACCGTCCGCCAAGTTCCGGATACGGTACCAGATACTTTCACAACG GACTGCCCGACCTGGTTCCAGACCCTTATTACATCCAAGCATCAACTTACATCCAGCGCGTGCAGATGTACGCGCTGCGGTGCGCAGCAGAAGAGAACTGCCTGGCCAG GTCAGCGTACAGGCCCAGCACCAGAGACCTGGACTACAGGGTGCTGCTGCGGTTTCCACAGAGAGTGAAGAATCAGGGGACTGCAGACTTCCTCCCTGTGAAACCCAGACACCTGTGGGAGTGGCACAGCTGCCATCA GCACTACCACAGTATGGACGCCTTCAGTAACTACGACCTGCTGGACTTCTCCACCGGTCAGAAGGTGGCGGAGGGACACAAAGCCAGCTTCTGCCTGGAAGACACAGGCTGCGACCCGGGCGTCCGCCGGCGCTACGCCTGCACGGCTCACACACAG ggatTGAGTCCTGGTTGCTATGACACCTACCACGCCAACATTGACTGTCAGTGGATTGACATCACGGATGTGCCTCCAGGGAATTACATACTCAAG GTCACGGTCAACCCCAACTTCCTCGTGCAGGAGACCGATTTTTCCAACAACGTTGTGAGGTGTGACATCACTTACACGGGCTCTCACGTGCAAACGCGCAACTGCAGGATAACGGGGTGA
- the LOC118795556 gene encoding nicotinamide riboside kinase 2-like isoform X1 — protein sequence MCWHAFLSLALCVCARLACVQGVIGATGHPEVAAVFYWSLLFQPQDQIEVGEDGFRQWDVITALDMEAMVNTVKAWMENPVKFALSHGVTMAPVSEGVDPETQVHILIVEGFLLYNYKPLVDVYDKCYYISIPYDECKRRRSTRKYTVPDPPGLFDGHVWPMYLKHRAEMESNCMAIGYLDGLKSKDEIYNQVFEDIQNTLLNRL from the exons ATGTGCTGGCATGCCTTTCTGTcgctggctctgtgtgtgtgtgcgcgcttggCTTGTGTTCAGGGTGTGATCGGCGCTACTGGTCACCCTGAGGTTGCAGCCGTGTTTTATTGGTCACTGTTATTTCAGCCACAAGATCAGATAGAGGTCGGGGAGGACGGCTTTAGGCAGTGGGATG TGATCACAGCTCTGGACATGGAGGCCATGGTGAACACAGTCAAAGCCTGGATGGAGAACCCGGTGAAGTTCGCCCTCTCTCACGGGGTCACGATGGCGCCCGTGTCAGAGGGCGTGGATCCAGAGACACAGGTCCACATACTCATCGTGGAGGGCTTCCTTCTTTACAACTACAA GCCACTGGTTGACGTGTATGACAAGTGCTACTACATTTCCATCCCGTACGACGAGTGCAAGAGGAGACGAAG caCGAGGAAGTACACAGTTCCTGACCCCCCTGGTCTGTTTGATGGCCATGTGTGGCCTATGTATTTGAAACACAGGGCTGAGATGGAGAGCAACTGCATGGCTATTG gGTATCTGGATGGGTTGAAATCAAAAGACGAAATCTACAACCAGGTGTTTGAAGACATCCAGAATACACTGTTGAATCGTTTATAG
- the LOC118795556 gene encoding nicotinamide riboside kinase 2-like isoform X3 yields MEAMVNTVKAWMENPVKFALSHGVTMAPVSEGVDPETQVHILIVEGFLLYNYKPLVDVYDKCYYISIPYDECKRRRSTRKYTVPDPPGLFDGHVWPMYLKHRAEMESNCMAIGYLDGLKSKDEIYNQVFEDIQNTLLNRL; encoded by the exons ATGGAGGCCATGGTGAACACAGTCAAAGCCTGGATGGAGAACCCGGTGAAGTTCGCCCTCTCTCACGGGGTCACGATGGCGCCCGTGTCAGAGGGCGTGGATCCAGAGACACAGGTCCACATACTCATCGTGGAGGGCTTCCTTCTTTACAACTACAA GCCACTGGTTGACGTGTATGACAAGTGCTACTACATTTCCATCCCGTACGACGAGTGCAAGAGGAGACGAAG caCGAGGAAGTACACAGTTCCTGACCCCCCTGGTCTGTTTGATGGCCATGTGTGGCCTATGTATTTGAAACACAGGGCTGAGATGGAGAGCAACTGCATGGCTATTG gGTATCTGGATGGGTTGAAATCAAAAGACGAAATCTACAACCAGGTGTTTGAAGACATCCAGAATACACTGTTGAATCGTTTATAG
- the LOC118795556 gene encoding nicotinamide riboside kinase 2-like isoform X2, producing the protein MKYIIGIGGVTNGGKTTLTNRLIQALPNCCVVHQDDFFKPQDQIEVGEDGFRQWDVITALDMEAMVNTVKAWMENPVKFALSHGVTMAPVSEGVDPETQVHILIVEGFLLYNYKPLVDVYDKCYYISIPYDECKRRRSTRKYTVPDPPGLFDGHVWPMYLKHRAEMESNCMAIGYLDGLKSKDEIYNQVFEDIQNTLLNRL; encoded by the exons AGTGACCAACGGTGGAAAAACCACTTTGACGAACAGACTCATACAGGCTTTGCCAAACTGTTGCGTGGTACACCAAGATGACTTTTTCAAG CCACAAGATCAGATAGAGGTCGGGGAGGACGGCTTTAGGCAGTGGGATG TGATCACAGCTCTGGACATGGAGGCCATGGTGAACACAGTCAAAGCCTGGATGGAGAACCCGGTGAAGTTCGCCCTCTCTCACGGGGTCACGATGGCGCCCGTGTCAGAGGGCGTGGATCCAGAGACACAGGTCCACATACTCATCGTGGAGGGCTTCCTTCTTTACAACTACAA GCCACTGGTTGACGTGTATGACAAGTGCTACTACATTTCCATCCCGTACGACGAGTGCAAGAGGAGACGAAG caCGAGGAAGTACACAGTTCCTGACCCCCCTGGTCTGTTTGATGGCCATGTGTGGCCTATGTATTTGAAACACAGGGCTGAGATGGAGAGCAACTGCATGGCTATTG gGTATCTGGATGGGTTGAAATCAAAAGACGAAATCTACAACCAGGTGTTTGAAGACATCCAGAATACACTGTTGAATCGTTTATAG
- the LOC118795767 gene encoding uncharacterized protein LOC118795767 produces MHSGSRQPGRRCAAQRGNLCQRWVRGGPHLQREPALRGPRWQTERPPPLPDRRKGTRPGAGEEPGELQREVSAHPRGRPPSEGPNVHAPQGSYGAAGQGQGQWNPARWVRTPEPGPQFRAAEERCRGCACPGHYCWAGPHPLRMKCAPLPPNGFGGQQNHRSDPGGASDWQLWDHAPERYCSDPQVPEQVHSRTQDYNRQVALNSAPFPSQEFSSDGGTVNDSVGPKRKPEQLCNGLSSVHGGFFPTEIPQARPARTREQGPLRPSSTPPYLQTDTPSKGTGQTTELALNGPKRNQATVRDQIRRVVEDLEGVLCGLKQVHLEMKEVVQQIDLLTSHIDLNTMEAGSSSRMISYSHPRVGGQGSAQAQSISPAHSPSVLMTDRGVPLTSCSSPPGPGPGFLSNGIRPTTHPPRDQGGGAYYGPRETELPLSIPATQTQTQGGWHGSGMAAPRDRRPPPYPHDRQVVKLGTRAKGPPSSLKTPPHPGKRRQASSAV; encoded by the exons ATGCACTCGGGCTCCCGCCAGCCTGGCCGCCGCTGCGCCGCTCAGCGCGGTAACCTGTGCCAGCGCTGGGTCCGCGGTGGGCCTCACCTCCAAAGGGAGCCAGCTCTCCGGGGGCCCCGCTGGCAGACGGAGCGGCCCCCGCCCCTGCCGGACAGGCGGAAAGGGACACGCCCCGGAGCTGGGGAGGAGCCGGGGGAGCTTCAGAGGGAGGTCAGCGCCCACCCGCGGGGGAGGCCGCCGTCTGAGGGGCCCAATGTACACGCGCCGCAAGGATCCTACGGTGCTGCcgggcaggggcaggggcagtggaaCCCAGCCAGGTGGGTCCGGACCCCAGAACCGGGCCCGCAGTTCAGAGCCGCGGAGGAACGCTGCAGAGGATGCGCCTGCCCTGGACACTACTGCTGGGCTGGGCCACACCCCTTGAGAATGAAGTGCGCGCCACTCCCGCCGAACGGGTTCGGAGGTCAGCAGAACCACAGGTCCGACCCCGGGGGGGCGTCAGACTGGCAGCTCTGGGACCACGCTCCAGAGAGGTACTGCAGCGACCCGCAGGTCCCTGAGCAGGTCCACTCCAGAACGCAGGATTACAACAGACAAGTTGCTCTGAATTCTGCTCCTTTTCCCAGCCAGGAATTTAGCAGTGACGGTGGCACAGTGAATGATTCGGTCGGGCCAAAGAGGAAACCAGAACAGCTTTGTAATGGACTCAGCTCGGTCCATGGCGGCTTCTTCCCCACAGAGATCCCTCAGGCACGGCCTGCCCGCACCAGAGAGCAAGGTCCACTACGACCCAGTAGTACACCTCCTTACCTCCAAACCGACACCCCCAGCAAGGGAACGGGGCAGACGACCGAACTGGCTTTGAATGGGCCAAAGAGGAACCAGGCGACGGTCCGAGACCAGATCCGACGGGTGGTGGAAGATTTGGAGGGCGTTCTTTGTGGTCTGAAGCAGGTTCACCTGGAGATGAAGGAG GTGGTCCAACAGATCGACCTGCTGACGTCTCACATTGACCTGAATACAATGGAAGCGGGCAGCTCCAGTAGGATGATATCGTACAGTCACCCCAGGGTAGGGGGTCAGGGTTCAGCCCAAGCACAGTCCATTTCGCCTGCCCACAGCCCATCTGTCCTCATGACTGACCGGGGTGTGCCTCTGACCTCCTGCAGCAGTCCCCCCGGACCCGGGCCAGGCTTTCTGTCCAATGGGATTCGTCCtaccacccacccacccaggGACCAGGGGGGAGGGGCGTATTATGGGCctagagagacagagctgcccCTCTCCATTCCCGCCACTCAGACTCAGACCCAGGGAGGGTGGCATGGCAGTGGCATGGCTGCCCCCAGGGATCGGAGACCGCCCCCTTATCCGCATGACAGACAGGTGGTGAAGCTCGGAACGAGGGCGAAGGGCCCGCCCAGCTCTCTGAAGACTCCGCCCCACCCGGGGAAGCGCAGACAGGCCTCCTCCGCGGTGTGA